A window of Armatimonadota bacterium contains these coding sequences:
- a CDS encoding uroporphyrinogen decarboxylase family protein: MSYEIGWKAINLEMPERVGHTEYCSHPLLVKAITGVDPRENGEGWRKFYDAVGYDFIWSANDGPEWKGRRTSMGHAVFQQDGTDYDPNVYCPFETPEDVLSFDPVKEYGIPDINERTAFFENAWQNAQAAYPNQVVPGGYYKTLFSACIHAFGWEMFLSSAPLDYDRFDRVLEGFYEISLANFIAWSRTSAPVFLCHDDMVWTQGAVFHPDWYRKYIFPRYKKLWSVIKDAGKIVLFCSDGNFTEFIDDIAEAGADGFIFEPLTDLEVVVRKYGQTKVIIGNVDTRILTFGDREAIRNEVERCMNLGKPCPGFFIAVGNHIPHNVPIENALYYFELVEKLGKR; encoded by the coding sequence GGATGGAAAGCGATTAATCTTGAGATGCCAGAGCGGGTGGGGCATACGGAGTACTGTTCACATCCCTTGCTTGTGAAGGCAATTACTGGGGTGGATCCCAGAGAAAATGGAGAAGGCTGGCGGAAGTTCTACGACGCAGTCGGTTATGATTTTATCTGGAGTGCAAATGATGGCCCTGAATGGAAAGGTCGACGGACAAGCATGGGGCACGCGGTTTTCCAGCAAGACGGCACTGATTATGACCCAAATGTTTACTGTCCATTTGAGACGCCAGAGGATGTTCTTAGCTTTGACCCAGTTAAGGAGTACGGCATTCCTGACATAAATGAGCGCACGGCTTTTTTCGAAAACGCTTGGCAGAATGCTCAGGCAGCATATCCCAACCAGGTAGTCCCCGGAGGTTATTATAAGACGCTTTTCTCCGCATGTATTCATGCGTTTGGCTGGGAGATGTTTTTGTCGTCCGCACCTCTGGATTATGACCGCTTTGATAGGGTGCTCGAAGGCTTCTATGAAATTTCTTTGGCAAATTTCATAGCGTGGTCGAGAACATCGGCGCCCGTGTTTCTCTGTCATGACGATATGGTCTGGACACAAGGCGCGGTTTTTCACCCGGATTGGTATCGAAAATACATTTTCCCTCGATATAAAAAGTTATGGTCGGTTATAAAAGATGCTGGAAAAATTGTTCTTTTCTGCTCGGACGGTAATTTTACCGAGTTTATAGATGACATTGCCGAAGCAGGAGCTGATGGATTTATATTCGAGCCGTTGACCGACCTTGAGGTTGTGGTTCGTAAATATGGTCAGACCAAGGTTATCATTGGGAATGTGGATACCAGGATTCTCACGTTTGGCGACAGGGAAGCAATCCGAAATGAGGTTGAAAGATGTATGAACCTGGGGAAGCCATGCCCAGGGTTTTTCATCGCAGTGGGTAACCATATTCCTCATAACGTTCCTATTGAAAATGCGCTATATTACTTTGAACTTGTTGAGAAGCTTGGCAAGCGGTAA